A window of Microbispora hainanensis genomic DNA:
GGTCGGGGAAGTTGTCGGTCTGATTCGTCATGAGAAACCCTGGGGTTGGAGATAACGACGGTAAACGCAGCCAGGACACGACTTTCCTGCTATCCGTCGCACATCGCAACCTGAACGCCCCGAGCGGTCAGCGAAACCGGGACACACGCCGGGCCCGGCCCGAGGGCCCGTGGAATCATAAGCCCATGCCGTACATCGCCGACCTGGACGACGACGCCACACCGATCATCCACCCCGAGGCGTGGGTGGCCCCGGGGGCGGTGATCGTCGGGAGGGTGCGGCTCGGACGCGGCGCGAACGTCTGGTACGGCTCGGTGCTGCGCGGCGACGACGAACGCATCGAGGTCGGCGACGAGGTCAACATCCAGGACCTGTGCTGCCTGCACGCCGATCCCGGGGAGCCCGCGATCCTGGAAGACCGGGTGAGCCTCGGTCACCGGGCGATGGTGCACGGCGCGCACGTCGAGACCGGCGCGCTGGTGGGCATCGGTGCGGTCGTGCTCGGCGGGGCGGTCGTCGGGGCCGGGTCCCTGATCGCGGCGGGGGCCGTCGTGCCGCCCGGCCGCCGCATCCCGGCGGGCGTGCTGGTCGCGGGCGTCCCGGGAAAGGTCGTCCGCGAGCTCACCGACGACGACCGCGCCTCCTTCGCTCGGACGCCGGATAACTACCTCGCCAAGGCCCGCCGTCACGCCGCGGCCTCGGTTCGGTCCCGATGAGCGTGCCGGTCAGCGCCAGGTGGTCCGACAGCTCCGGGTCGGTCCTGACGACCTCGGCGCCGCCCGGACGGTAGTCGGCCTCGCTCGCGAAGATGTAGTCGATCTTCCGGCCGCCGCGTGTGGTGTGCTCGCCGCCCCGGCGCGCGACCCCGCACGGCTCGGCGTCGACCTCGGTGTAGCCGCCCTGGCCGAGGCCCATGCCGTACACGTCGGTGAGCTGGTTGTGGCCGGGCTCGCGGTTGAAGTCCCCGGTGAGGATCACCGGGGCGTCCCCGGCGTACGCCGACACCAGATCGACGATCTGACGCGGGGTCTCGGTGTCGGAGACGTGGGTCACGCAGCAGACCGACCGGCGCGGGCCGACCCGGCCGGTGGCGCACAGCAGGCCGCGCGGGTGGATCGTCTCACCCGGTGTGGACGGGGCGTGGTCGGCGCGCAGCAGCCGCCGCAGCGGCGGCGGGCCCTCGATGCCGTTCTTCAGCGCCAGCGCGATGCCGAAGGTCTTGCCGTCCGGCGGGACCGTGTCCGGGGTGAGGTCGCTCCACAGTGTGCGGCACCGGTCTTCGCGGCCCGGCCCGCCGCCCTTCGCGTAGCCGTACCAGACCAGCCGATAGCCGGGCAGCGCACGCTTGAGCAGGCCCACCTGGGCGTAGCACATCTCGGTGAACGAGGCGACGTCCACGTTCCTCGACCGGATCAGCGCGGAGACCTGACCTGCCCAGGTCTTTCGGCGCTCGGGGGTGAGGTCGCGTACGCAGGTGCCGGCGCTGTTGCCCGCCGCGCAGACGTTGTACGTGAGGACGTTCACCCGATAGGTGTCCGCCGCCGATGGAAGACCGGCCACCACAAGCGCAACAACCGCCACTCCTGCGATAAATACCCCCATACACGGAGAAGCTAGTCAGAGGTGGATCAACCCACCCAGGCACCTGTGGTGAAATTTCCGACATTGATTGCCCAGACGGGCGCGGCCACCGCGAGATAGGCCATCATGACCCAGGGCCTTCGGCTTCCGACGACGCCCACGGAGATGTAGAGCGGCCACCACAGCAGCGACGCCCGGCCCACCGACATGTAGAACGACGACATCGCCAGCAGCGCCACCGCCTGCGGCGCCAGATAGGCGAGATCGGGCCAGTTGCGCCGCACCAGCCGCGCGATGATCAGCAGAACCAGCACGAGCGCCGACA
This region includes:
- a CDS encoding endonuclease/exonuclease/phosphatase family protein, with the protein product MNVLTYNVCAAGNSAGTCVRDLTPERRKTWAGQVSALIRSRNVDVASFTEMCYAQVGLLKRALPGYRLVWYGYAKGGGPGREDRCRTLWSDLTPDTVPPDGKTFGIALALKNGIEGPPPLRRLLRADHAPSTPGETIHPRGLLCATGRVGPRRSVCCVTHVSDTETPRQIVDLVSAYAGDAPVILTGDFNREPGHNQLTDVYGMGLGQGGYTEVDAEPCGVARRGGEHTTRGGRKIDYIFASEADYRPGGAEVVRTDPELSDHLALTGTLIGTEPRPRRDGGPWRGSYPASERRRRGRRR
- a CDS encoding gamma carbonic anhydrase family protein, whose protein sequence is MPYIADLDDDATPIIHPEAWVAPGAVIVGRVRLGRGANVWYGSVLRGDDERIEVGDEVNIQDLCCLHADPGEPAILEDRVSLGHRAMVHGAHVETGALVGIGAVVLGGAVVGAGSLIAAGAVVPPGRRIPAGVLVAGVPGKVVRELTDDDRASFARTPDNYLAKARRHAAASVRSR